The following proteins are co-located in the Aurantiacibacter atlanticus genome:
- a CDS encoding RNA polymerase sigma factor, translating to MEVLMHVWRTEPSVIRSDDATPEPGDGSASSTNPGRQIRATKLPAERLAGANSKLPRAPHQAGLGCPVRNLRSVRLITTLKLLFERINAMKVTASNRDWFQEKAAASGFSAQPTGQCMNDSDNVTTNEPEEALRPMDEAVRRALVEGHEGMLRFLIGRLRNRNDAEEVLQRFMLRAIERANDLRDVKSVKGWLSKVLATTLIDFHRQATRSRMKETVVDPQELAELAEAEGPSDDDIEAAICNCLYRLLPTLKSEYAEIIWRADLLEEPRESIAESLDTTVNNINVRLYRARGALKQRLLQMCRTCVIHGFLDCECQHETVDSGAS from the coding sequence ATGGAGGTACTCATGCACGTGTGGCGCACAGAGCCATCCGTCATCCGGTCCGACGACGCTACGCCAGAACCCGGCGACGGTTCGGCCAGCTCCACCAATCCTGGCCGCCAAATTCGCGCAACAAAGCTACCTGCTGAGAGGCTCGCCGGAGCGAACTCTAAGTTGCCGCGAGCTCCGCACCAGGCTGGTTTGGGGTGCCCAGTTCGAAATCTGAGGTCAGTCCGGTTGATAACAACGCTCAAGTTGCTCTTTGAACGTATCAATGCCATGAAAGTAACAGCTTCAAATCGCGATTGGTTCCAAGAGAAGGCAGCGGCGTCAGGTTTCAGCGCGCAGCCGACAGGACAGTGCATGAACGATAGTGATAACGTTACGACAAACGAGCCCGAGGAGGCTTTGCGGCCAATGGATGAAGCGGTGCGCCGGGCCCTGGTGGAAGGCCATGAGGGGATGCTGCGGTTTCTTATCGGACGGCTGCGCAATCGCAATGATGCTGAAGAAGTTCTTCAGCGGTTCATGCTGCGCGCTATTGAGCGTGCCAATGACTTGCGAGACGTTAAGTCGGTCAAGGGGTGGCTTTCGAAAGTCCTCGCGACGACATTGATCGATTTCCATCGCCAAGCGACACGTAGCCGCATGAAGGAAACCGTTGTCGACCCGCAGGAGCTTGCCGAGCTCGCGGAAGCCGAAGGCCCGAGCGACGACGACATCGAAGCGGCGATTTGCAATTGCTTGTACCGCCTCCTGCCGACGCTCAAGTCGGAATATGCGGAAATCATCTGGCGCGCCGACTTGCTCGAAGAACCGCGCGAAAGCATTGCAGAAAGTCTCGATACGACGGTCAACAACATCAATGTACGCCTTTACCGCGCCCGCGGCGCTCTCAAGCAGCGCCTGCTCCAGATGTGCCGAACCTGCGTAATTCACGGTTTTCTTGATTGTGAGTGCCAGCACGAAACGGTCGACAGCGGCGCTTCGTAG
- a CDS encoding sensor histidine kinase translates to MAGLNHPASAASGSDILALIGDGVVSTDESGRILLFNRAAEEIFGYGADEILGETVEILLPRRFRSRHVSDVKAFAVDPEATRRIMGHRREVLGQRKTGEEFPVEATVSRHLLNGNTTLTVVIRDVSERRRFEQELEMRNRELAASESRLRLALEGGRMGTWEWNLQNDELLGDDALRHLWGLSEQARVHVDDAFARVHPEDLPGLRRVLDNVIARTEEFADEFRIRDREGSSRWVAARGTVLRGGEGEAKTIVGVSFDVSERRELDEQRRLLAAELNHRMKNMMALVQSVVSLSSGGTQSVDAYKQALQGRLGAVAKSLNLTQDGESRVALLDQLLRELEPYRNANGTNIVLAGPTVPLDARTGLSVGLVLHELATNAAKYGALSLATGTVSVEWTLEDSDGGCRLTLEWRESGGPPVSPPTHRGFGSTLIETTLTRSLRGKVEIDYLPQGLLCRMALPLENKEKRSSL, encoded by the coding sequence ATGGCCGGCCTAAACCATCCTGCATCAGCAGCTTCGGGATCGGATATTCTTGCGCTGATTGGGGATGGTGTCGTGAGCACAGACGAAAGCGGACGCATCCTGCTTTTCAATCGTGCGGCTGAAGAGATTTTCGGCTACGGGGCTGACGAGATACTTGGCGAAACGGTCGAGATCCTTCTCCCTCGTCGCTTCCGCTCGAGACATGTGAGCGACGTGAAGGCGTTCGCGGTGGATCCGGAGGCAACCCGCCGCATTATGGGGCATCGCAGGGAAGTGCTCGGGCAACGCAAGACGGGCGAAGAATTCCCCGTCGAAGCCACGGTATCCCGGCATTTGCTCAATGGGAACACTACCCTCACGGTCGTGATCCGCGACGTCTCGGAGCGCAGGCGTTTCGAGCAGGAGCTCGAAATGCGTAACCGCGAGCTTGCAGCGAGCGAAAGCCGCCTGCGCCTGGCGCTCGAGGGCGGGCGCATGGGCACGTGGGAATGGAACCTCCAGAACGACGAACTCTTGGGCGACGACGCCTTGCGGCACCTATGGGGGTTGAGCGAACAGGCACGAGTCCATGTCGATGATGCTTTTGCGAGGGTTCACCCGGAGGATTTGCCCGGGCTGCGTCGAGTGCTCGATAACGTCATTGCCAGGACCGAAGAGTTTGCCGATGAATTCCGGATTCGCGATCGCGAGGGATCATCTCGCTGGGTAGCCGCGCGGGGCACGGTCTTGCGGGGAGGGGAAGGAGAAGCCAAAACCATTGTTGGCGTCTCCTTCGATGTGAGCGAGCGGCGTGAGCTTGACGAACAGCGACGCCTACTCGCCGCCGAGTTGAATCACCGCATGAAGAACATGATGGCGTTGGTTCAATCCGTCGTGAGTCTTTCCTCCGGTGGCACCCAATCCGTAGATGCCTACAAGCAAGCGCTGCAGGGGCGGCTTGGGGCGGTCGCCAAGAGCCTGAACCTGACGCAGGACGGCGAGAGCCGCGTCGCTCTGCTTGATCAGCTCCTTCGCGAGTTGGAGCCCTACCGGAACGCGAACGGCACCAATATCGTGCTTGCGGGCCCAACTGTCCCACTTGATGCGAGGACAGGTCTTTCAGTCGGGTTGGTTCTCCACGAATTGGCTACCAATGCTGCGAAATACGGAGCCCTGAGCCTTGCGACAGGAACCGTCTCGGTAGAATGGACCCTTGAGGACAGTGATGGGGGCTGTCGGCTGACGCTGGAATGGAGAGAGAGCGGCGGACCGCCCGTATCTCCGCCAACGCACCGCGGTTTTGGCAGTACCCTGATCGAGACAACTCTTACGCGATCTTTGCGCGGGAAAGTCGAAATTGACTATCTTCCCCAAGGATTGCTCTGCCGTATGGCCTTGCCGCTCGAGAACAAGGAAAAGCGGTCGAGTCTCTGA
- a CDS encoding DUF2231 domain-containing protein, producing MKAVHFFILVCAVFLAIGPVYAHGDEAHGSDANVAASSEPSQEAPGMNGMQSASGQSAEAGHGSDEHDDASGGHESASEGDFVTVLKKLHPATIHFPIALFLMAALAELFVMAGRGAAAEPAVRVLIYGGAAGAVVAALFGWIHTGVWFGGDTVMQLHRWNGMLITALGLALAGLAYRPREGRALLRSGLFVMGALILLQGFLGGELAHGPDHLGLSWT from the coding sequence ATGAAAGCAGTCCATTTCTTTATTCTTGTCTGCGCAGTGTTCCTGGCAATCGGTCCTGTCTATGCGCATGGCGACGAGGCACATGGTTCCGATGCAAACGTCGCCGCCTCTTCCGAGCCGAGCCAGGAAGCGCCTGGCATGAACGGGATGCAAAGCGCCTCGGGTCAGTCTGCCGAAGCCGGTCACGGCTCCGACGAGCATGATGACGCATCCGGCGGACACGAGAGCGCCAGCGAGGGTGACTTCGTCACTGTCCTCAAGAAGCTGCATCCCGCGACGATCCATTTCCCGATCGCACTGTTCCTGATGGCGGCGCTGGCCGAGTTGTTCGTCATGGCCGGGAGAGGCGCTGCGGCCGAACCCGCCGTCCGCGTGCTGATCTATGGCGGAGCGGCCGGTGCCGTCGTCGCAGCCCTGTTCGGTTGGATACATACGGGCGTCTGGTTTGGCGGAGACACAGTCATGCAGCTCCACCGCTGGAACGGAATGCTGATCACCGCGCTCGGTCTTGCTCTGGCCGGACTTGCCTACCGGCCGCGTGAAGGCAGAGCCCTTCTACGTAGCGGACTTTTCGTCATGGGCGCGCTCATTCTGCTCCAGGGTTTTCTCGGCGGAGAGCTTGCGCACGGACCGGATCACCTTGGTCTCTCCTGGACCTGA
- a CDS encoding DUF302 domain-containing protein — protein MSYYFAKTIEAGDIEAVLERVRAALQEHGFGILTEIDLQTTLKEKISVDIRPCRNLGACNPSLAHKALQAEDKIGTMLPCNVIIQQVAPEVFEVAAVDPVASVQAVEDEALAEVAASVTNKLKAVTAAL, from the coding sequence GTGAGCTACTATTTTGCCAAGACCATCGAAGCAGGAGACATCGAAGCTGTGCTGGAGCGCGTGAGAGCGGCGCTGCAAGAACATGGGTTCGGCATTCTCACTGAGATCGACCTGCAGACAACGCTAAAGGAAAAGATCAGCGTGGACATTCGGCCCTGCCGTAACCTTGGCGCGTGCAATCCAAGCCTGGCGCACAAGGCGTTGCAGGCCGAGGACAAGATCGGAACCATGCTGCCCTGCAACGTCATTATCCAGCAGGTCGCCCCCGAAGTGTTCGAAGTCGCTGCGGTCGATCCGGTCGCCTCGGTGCAAGCGGTCGAAGACGAGGCGCTAGCAGAGGTCGCTGCGAGCGTGACGAATAAATTGAAAGCGGTGACAGCGGCGCTCTGA